GTTGGGGTTGTTGTCCGTTTCCGCCTGCAACCTCGAGGATCTCGTCGATCCCGAGCCGGGTTCGCCCACGGCCACGGGCACGGTGAAGGGCACCCTGACGCCCTTCCGTCGGCAGTCCGCCACGTCCACGGCCGCCTGGCCCGAGAAGTTGAAGGATCCGGCGGTCCGGCGGCGGCTGTCCGACTCCCTGACGCGGGCCGTCACGGCGCAGAAGGCGGCGCGGCGCTCGGCGCTGTCCGCGCAAGGGACGCAAGGCGTGGACTCCGTCCCGGGTGAGGTCATCGTCCGCTTCGAGGAGGCGGACCTCTCCGGGTCCGAGGCCCTCTCGCGCGTGCAACTGTCCGGCTACCGCGCGGTGTACAAGGGCGCCATCACCGAGCACCTGCACCTCATCGGCTACGAGCCCCTGTATCCCGGGGTCATGCGGGCACTCGCGACGGAGTCCCTCGCCCAGGAGGTGGAGGGGATGCGCGGCGTGCGCTACGCGGAGAAGAACGCCCGGGTGTACGCCTTCAAGACGCCCAATGATCCGGGCTACTCGCGCCAGTGGCACTACCGGATGATGAACCTGCCCGCCGCCTGGGACATCACCACGACGGGGGTCGCCGTGGGCATCATCGACTCGGGCATCGTCAAGCACCCGGACCTCAACGGCCGCGTCGTGCAGGGCGTGGACCTCATCTCCGATGTTTCCAGCTCGGGGGACGGCGACGGGCGCGACATGGATCCCACGGACATGGGCAAGGACCAGCCCAACGGCAGCTCCTCGTGGCATGGCTCGCACGTGGCGGGCACCATCGGCGCGGTGAGCAACGAGGGCGCGGGCGTGGCGGGTGTCACCTGGTCGGGCCCCATCGTTCCGGTGCGCGCGCTGGGCTCGGATGGCGGCTCGTTCGCCGACATCGCCGCGGGCATCCAGTGGGCCGTGGGCCTGTCGGTTCCCGGATTGAGGACCAACGCCAATCCCGTCCAGGTCATCAACATGAGCCTCGGCGGGGCGTCTCCCCCGAGCCAGGCGCTCCAGGAGGTCATCGACAACGCCGTGGCCAGGGGCGTCATCATCGTCGTGGCGGCGGGCAACGACAATGTCGACGCGAGCGCCTTCTCTCCGTGCAACCAGGACAAAGTCATCTGCGTGGGCGCCACGCGCTTCAACGGCAAGCGCGCCAGCTACTCCAACTACGGCGCCAATGTGGACGTGATGGCCACTGGCGGTGAGGTCGCGGAGGACCTCGATGGTGATGGCAAGCCGGACGGCGTGCTCTCTCCCGTCCTGGACGACAACAACACGCCCGTGTGGGCCTACTACCAGGGCACCAGCATGGCCTCGCCGCACGTGGCCGGCATCGTGGCGCTGATGAAGGCGCAGAATCCGGCTCTCACCTCGGCCGAGGTCGAGCAGATCCTCACCGCCACCGCGGATCCGGCGAGCAAGTGCAGCGAAGGTTGTGGCGAGGGGCTCGTCAACGCCCAGGCCGCCGTGTTGGCGGCCAGGAATGGGCTGGATCCCGACGCCCCGTCGAAGCTCGGCGTGGGGGCCAACCAGATCTCCTTCCAGGGCACCGGCACCCAGTCGCTCGCGGTGCGCAACCTTGGCGGCGGCTCGCTCAAGGTGACCGTGAAGGCCTCGGGGACGTACGCCTCCGCGCTGTCCTTCCCGAGCGGCAACACCGTCACCGTGTCCGCCTATCGCTCGGTCTCGCTGCCGGTGGCCGTCGACACCGGGAACCTGTCGCGCGGCGAGTACCCGGCGCAGCTCACCCTGACGGGCGACAACGGGCAGTCGGCCACCGTGGCGGTGAAGATCCAGGTGGGAAGCATCGAGGACAAGGACATCATCCTCGCCTTCTTCTTCGAGGATGCCGCGGGTGACCTGGACCTCGAGGAGGAGGGGCTGGCGCTGGTGCCCTCGTCCAGTGGCTACTCCTACAGCATGAAGCTCACCCCGCGCACCTACTACGCGATCGCCACCATCGACGAGGATGGGGACGAGGAGTTCTTCGAGGACGGAGAGCGGGTGGGCGCCTGGCGTGACGCCGCCAACATCGAGCCCATCGAGGTGAGCGCGTCCAAGACTGTGAGTGGCATCAACTTCGCCCTCACACCCACCGAGTCCTCCCCCGACTAGCCTTCCTGGCGACAGGTGGACACTTGAGCGCCGGGCTTGTTTCCCGGCCTTCTCCCCACATCCATGCTTGGAGGGGTGTTGCTCTCCCTCGAGTCCCCCAACCTGTTGCAGTCGTTGAAGGCGGAAACCCGCCCCCACCATGAGCGCGCCGAGAGCGTGGTGCGTCTCATGGCGCCGGAGCTCTCCGTGTCCGGCTACCGCGCGCACCTGGAGGCGCTCCACGCGCTCCATGCCTTCCTGGAGCCGGCCGTGGCCGAGCACCTGGAGGTGTCCCATCCCGAGTTGCGCGTGAACGAGCGCCGCAAGCTGCACCTGTTGCGCGAGGATCTCCTGGCGCTCGGTCACGACGCGCTCTCCCTGGCCCGGCTGCCGCCCCTCGCGCGCCCTCCCGCCCTGCCCGGGGTACCCGAGGCGTTCGGGGCCCTCTACGTGTTGGAGGGCTCGACGCTCGGAGGCCAACTCATCCTGCGCCACCTCGTGCGCCACTTCGAGGGCAGGCCCGTGGGGCGCTTCGCTTTCTTCCGCGCCTATGGCGAGAACGTGGGTCCCATGTGGAAGTCCTTCGGTGACGCCCTGCTGCGCGCCTGTCCCGAGCCCGCTCTCGCTCCCCGTGTCATCCGGGGGGCCCAGGCCACGTTCGACGCTTTCGAAGCCCGTTTCCGTGAGGTCTCCCGTTCATGAATCCCCCTGTCTCCCAGACCGAACTCACGGAATGTGACCGGGAGCCCATCCACCTGTTGGGCGGCATCCAACCGCACGGCGCCCTGGTGGCCTTTTCCGAGCCGGACCTCACCCTGCGGGTGGTGAGCGCCAACATCGAGGCCTGGTTGGGACGGGCGCCCCAGGCCCTGCTGGGCCAGCCGCTGGCGGAGTTCCTCCACCCCACGTCGCTCGCCCTGCTCACCCGGGCCCTGTCCCAGCATGCACCCGTCGGCACCCTGCGCATCGAGGCCGCGGGGCACGCCTTCGTGGGGCTCCTGCACCGCAGCGATGGGCTGGCGGTGCTGGACCTGGAGCCCGTCACCGGCGACGTCGGCGAGGAGGGGGCCCTGGTCATGGTGGATCAGATCCTCTCGCCCCTGACGCGGGCCAAGGGGCCACGGGCGCTCCTGCAGGAGGTGGCGGGCGCGGTGCGCACGCTCTCCGGCTTCGACCGGGTGATGGTGTACCTCTTCGACAGTGACTGGCATGGCGAGGTGGTGGCCGAGAGCAGGGATCCGGCGATGGACAGCTTCCTGGGGTTGCACTTCCCCGCGAGCGACATCCCCGTGCAGGCCCGTGCGCTCTATGTCCGCAACACCCTGCGGCTCATCGCCGACGCGCGTGCGCGGCCCGTGCCGCTGGTACCCGCGGTGCTTCCCGAGCTGGGGCGGCCGTTGGACCTGTCCGGCGCGGCCCTGCGCAGCGTGTCGCCGGTGCACCTGGAGTACCTGGCCAACATGGGCGTGGGCGCGTCCATGTCCATCTCCCTGCTGCGCGAGGGCGCGCTGTGGGGCCTCATCGCGTGCCATCACCGCACCCCCTTGAAGGTGCCGGCCGCCGCGCGTCGGGCGTGCGACGTGCTGGCCCGGCTGGTGTCGCTGCAACTGGCGTCGGAGGAGCGCGCCGCGACGGCCGCCGAGCTCGCCCGCCGGGCGCAATTCCAGACGCAGTTGATGGAGCGCCTGTCGGCGGGCTCCAGCTCCCTGCCGGTGTCGCTCTCGCGCGAGGCGGACTCGGTGCTGGGACTCACGGGCTCGACGGGCGCGGCGCTCCTGCTCGGTGAGGCGCCCATCCTCATGGGGGCCACGCCCACCCTGGACGAGGTGAAGGCCCTGGGCGAGTGGCTCGCCCGGCAGTCCTTCGAGGGCACCACCTTCCACACCGAGCGGCTCGGTCAGGTGTACGAACCCGCGCAGGCCTACCTGGACGTGGCCAGTGGCCTGCTCGCGGTGCGTCTGGATCCGAGCGCTCCCCGCTTCGTCATCTGGTTCCGTCCGGAAGTCACGCGCACCGTCACCTGGGCGGGCAATCCCTCCAAGCCCGTCGTCCAGGGCCCCGGCACCCAGCGGCTGCACCCGCGTGCCTCCTTCGTGGCCTGGCAGGAGACGGTGCAGGGGGCGAGCCTGCCGTGGACATCGGAGGATCGGACCGCCGCCGCCGGACTGCGTGGGGCCCTGGTGGGCGTGTTGTTGCGCCATGCCGCCGCCCTCACTCGCTCCAACGCGGAGCTGGATGCCTTTGGTGGCACCGTGGCGCACGATCTCAAGGAGCCCCTGCGCGGCATCCAGCAGTACGTGAGCTTCCTCCTGGAGGACGTGGGGGAGGCCGTGGGCAGCGAGGGGCGCAAGCAGTTGGAGGAGGTGCGCTGGCTGGCCGGGCGCACCCAGGGGCAGATGGAGGCGCTCTTCGAGTACAGCCGGGTCGGACGCGTGGAGCTGTCCTGGGGCCAGGCGGACATGCAGGAAATCCTGGAGGACGTGTTGACCATCGTGTCGTCGCGCATCCATGAGAACCAGATCGAGGTGCGAGTCCCTCGTCGGCTTCCCGTGCTGGCGTGCGACCGGGTGCGCATCCACCAGGTCTGGTCCAACCTGCTCACCAATGCGGCCAAGTACCACCAGGCAGGCAAGCCACGCTGGGTGGAGGCGGGCTTCATCACCCCCGAGGAGCCCCTGTCCAACCCGGCGCGTCGGCGGGCGGATGAGTACGTTTTCTACGTGCGCGACAATGGCATCGGTATTTCGGAGCGGTTCCACGAGACCATCTTCGAGATGTTCCGTCGCCTGCACCCCGCGCATGCATATGGAGGAGGCAATGGGGCGGGATTGGCCATCGCGCGCCGGCTCATTCAATTGCACGGTGGCGATCTCTGGGTGGAATCCGCGCCCGGTCAGGGCTCCACCTTCTATTTCACCCTGGGCAAGGGGCCCGGATGATGGATGAGCTCAAACGGCCAGTGCTGCTCGTCGAGGACAGCGATCCCGACGCCGAGGCGTTGCAGCGTCTGGTGCGCAAGCTCTCGCTGTCGTGGCCCATCATGCGGGTGGCGGACGGGGAGTCGGCGCTCGACTATCTGTTCCAGCGGGGCGCGTACGTGGATGCGCCCCGGCCCATGCTGGTGCTGTTGGACTTGCATCTACCCGGAGTCGGGGGACGGGAGATCCTCGCCACGCTCAAGGCGGATGCCCACCTGCGCTCGCTGCCCGTCATCGTCTTCTCCAACTCCAAGCGCGTGGAGGACGTGGATGGTGCCTATGAGCTGGGCGCCAACAGCTATCTCTTCAAGCCCAGCAGACTCGAGGAGCTCGAGGACGTCGTGAGCGCCCTGCATCACTTCTGGTTCAACGTCGCGCGGCTTCCCGGGCTCGGAGGTCTGCCCCTGGGATGAGCTTGCGCGTACTCCTTGTCGACGACAGCCTGGCGGATCAGCAGGCACTGCGGCGAGCCTTGGAGAAGGACACCGGGACGCGCTGGGAGGTGGAGCTCGCGGGCTCGGCCGAGGAAGCCCTGGAGCGGCTCGAGCGCCCCCCGATGCCCGATGCCCTCGTGCTGGATTTCCACCTGCCGGGCATCGATGGCATCTCGCTGTTGCAGCGGCTCAAGGAGCGCTGCGGCGAGCAGATGCCGGCGGTGATCGTCTTCACGGGCAGCGGCAACGAGCGCGTGGCGGTGGACGCGATGCGCGCGGGCGCCCATGACTATCTCCTCAAGGACGGTTTCTCCCCGGAGCGTCTGCGCCACAGCCTGCACAACGCGGTGGAGGCCATGCGCATGTCGCGCGAGCTGGAGGCGCGGCGCCTGCAAGCGGAGGTCGCCGAGCAGGCGGCCCGGGCGGCGCTGGCGGTGCGCGATGAGTTCTTCGCCATCGCCACGCATGACCTCAAGGGCCCGCTGCAGAGCATCCTCCTGAGCACCCAGCTCCTGCGGCGCCAGCTCCCCCAGGAGGCGCAGACGCCGGGCGTGGAGGCGCGGCTGGCGCAGATCCTCCGGGGCACGCAGCGCATGAGCGAGCTCATCGACCACTTCCTCGCGGTGTCCAAGGGAGGCGAGCGCCCCCTGCAGCGCGCGTCGGTGGATCTGCTCGCGCTGGTGCGCACCAAGGTGCGCGAGCTGGGGCCGCTGGCGGCCACGCACCCGGTACGACTGCACGTGGAGGGCGTGGACTTCCAGGGCCAGTGGGACGCGTCGAGCCTGGAGCGGGTGTTGGACAACCTGCTGGGCAACGCCGTGAAGTACTGCCCGCGCGGAGGCACCATCGACGTGTCGTTGAGCGAGGAGTCTCCCGGCCCCGAGGGCTGGGTGCGGCTGTGCGTGAGGGATCAGGGCATGGGCATCCCCGCGGAGGACCTGCCCCACATCTTCGAGCGCTTCCGCCGCGGCCGGAACGTGGCGCCGGCCATCTCCGGCAGCGGCGTGGGTCTGGCGAGCGCCTACCGGATGGTGACGATGCACGGTGGCACCCTCACCGTGGAGAGCGAGGAGGGGCGGGGCTCGGCCTTCACCGTGCGCCTGCCCCGCGAGACGCTCTCTCAGGGGACGAGCCCCAAGCCCGAGGCCCACCCTTGAGTGAGCCGCCCGGCCCGCTTCAGGGCGAGGAGGGCAGGCTGCCGCGCAGCATGAAGAAGATGACCACGCCCGTCACGGACACGTAGAGCCAGATGGGCGCCAGCCACCGCGTCACCTTGCGGTGCCGCTCGAAGGCGTTGCGCCACGCGAAGTAGAAGGCCAGCAGCGCGCCCGGCACCACGGCGGTGGACAGCAGCACGTGGCTGGCCAGGATGAGCAGGTACACCACCTTGAGCGCGCCGCCGCCCGCGTAGCGCGTGTCCCCGTGCACGTAGTGGTAGGCCAGGTAGCACACCAGGAAGAGCGACGAGGACGCGAAGGCAGATACCATGAGGTACTGGTGCGCGCGCCGGGCCTTCTGGCGGATGGCCACCCAGCCCGCGGTGAGGAACACCGCCGCCAGCGCGTTGAGGCTCGCGTTCACCGCGGGCAGGAAGCGCAAGTCCACCCCTCCCACCGCGCCTCCCCTGCGGATGAGCAGCAGCCAGGCCAGGAACGCGAGCGCCGCGGTGGAGACCACCGCGGTGAAGATGTAGAAGGGACGATCGTTCTCCCCCCGGGACAGGGGGGCACCGGCGGCGTTGGACATGGGCCCGTCTTTTGACCCGGCCGCGCCCTCGATGCAACCGAACCGTGGGGACGTGATTTTCCCGCCTAATGAGAAAGGCCCCTATTCATTGGTTTGAATTCATGCCATAACGCGCGACTGCGGTTTCCCCCCACCCGCAGTCCCAGGAGGTGCCCGTGCCCCTTGCACGCAGCGTCCTCGCCCTTATGGCCGCCGCACTGATTCTCGGGTCGACGCCCGTTCTGGCCGAGGATGGGCCTGTGTGCGCCCCGGTCACGAAGCTTCCCCTGGAGCGCTACCTGCGCCAACTGTCATTGGATCTGCTCGGCCGCCCGCCCACCGTGGAGGAATACGCGGCGGTGCGGGCCAAGGGCGAGGTGTCGGTCGAGGACGTGCGCTCGATGATGAACTCGGAGGAGTTCTACAATCGCATGCGCGGCTATCACCGCGCGCTGCTCTGGAGCAACGTCAACGGCAGCGTCAATAACAACACCAACTCGCGCCTGTTTGGCGCGGGGAGCGCGACGGACGCCCTGTCCATGCGCGGCAACAGCAGTGTCCCGTTGCGCGGGGCCAATGGCATTGGCTGTGACAGCTACATTCCCCAGGACTCGTGCGCCACCGCCCCCCGGCAGGATCCTCACGCCGAGCCCACCACGACCAAGGCCTGCTACGACGCGCGGGGCGTGCCGCTGCCGGTGAGCTGGGACTACGACACCACCTCCTATTACCAGTGCAGCCGGTTGGATCTGGTGCCCAACGCCGACCCCACCAAGGAGCCCGTTCCCGATCCGGCCATCAACTCGTGCGAGGCGGCGACGAAGAAGACGGTGGGGGACCGTCTGGATCCCAAGTACATGTACTTCTGCGACATGAGGCGGGTGGGCACCGCGCTGGTGCCGCACCTGTGCAAGCCGCACCCGACCAAGGCGTCCACGTCCGCGCTCACCGCGGAGGAGACGGACGCCTCGGGCAAGGTGGTGGCCTTCACGCATCCCAATCCGTCCAGCACCACCACGCTCACGCGGCTGGACCGGTGCACGCTGACGATGAGTCCGCGCAACGGCGTGGAGGGCACCTACGTCCCGCAGCGCGGGTGCTTCCAGCGCGAGGGGTACGTGACGCGGCCCGCGCCCTTCTGGAACATCGGTGGGCCGGAGGTGCGCATCTGCGCCATCGAGGCGCAGGAGCGCTCGGTCAACCCCTGGACGCTCGAGTCGTGCACCACGGCGCGCTTCAATGGCGACCGCAGCTGTGGGTGTGGCGAGAAGATGCGCCGCTGCGAGGACTCGGCGACCTCCACCACGGCCGCCGTCACCCACGCCTCCCGCGTGTCGGCGATCAACACCGAGCCCGAGCTCATCGCCGACGCGGTGGTGCGCAACGACGAGCCGTATTTCAACCTCCTCACCACGCGCCGCTCCTTCGTGAATGGCCCCCTGTCCGAGCTGTATCGGGATCCCCAGCAGGGCGTGGGGGTCTTCTCCCTGTCCTCGCCCGCCCCCGCCGAGTCGATGCCGGTGTTGCCGTTCGCGGACGCGAACACGTGGCGCGAGTACGTGCGCGGCTCCCAGCACTCGGGCGTGCTCACCACGCCGGCCTGGCTCTACCGCTTCCCCACCCAGCGCGCGCGCGTCAACCACTTCTACTCGGCCTTCCTGTGCAAGACGTTCGTGCCGTCCAACAACCGCCCGCCCGCGGCCGAGGACGCGTGCAACCGCGACAACAACCTCGCCACGCGCTGCGCCTGCAAGGACTGCCACGCCACCATCGAGCCCACGGGCGCGCACTGGGGCCGCTTCGCCGAGCGCGCCGCACTCTACCTGGAGCCCTCGCGCTTTCCCCGCTTCGATCCCAAGTGCTACGACTGCGCCATCGCGGGCAACACGTCCTGCAACGGCGAGTGCTCCCAGTACGTGATGCAGGCCTATGACGAGGAGGGCGCGCGCGCGCTCGGCACGCTCACCTCGTACCTCTACCGCAACGCCGCCGAGGAGCAGAACATCGAGGGCGGGCCCCAGATGCTCGTGCAGCGCCTCATGCAGGGCGGGGACCTGGAGCGCTGCGCGGTGCGGCGCATCTGGCAGGAGTTCCTCGGCCGCCCCATGTCGGCGCAGGAGCAGGCGCTCTATCTCGAGCAGTTCTCCACGGACTTCGCCGCCAACAACCACAGTCTCAAGGGTCTCATCGAGCGTCTGCTGTTGTCCGACGCCTACCGGAGGATCGACTGATGCGCCGCCTGCTCCTGCTCGCGCTCGTCGCGCTCGGCACCGCCGCGTGTGACCAGAGCGGTTCCTCTGGCACGCTCACCCCCGTGGACGTCCAGCAACCCCCCGACGACGACCTCCACGGCAATGGGGGCGTGGTTCCCCTGCCGGATCCGGAGCAGCAGGACGGCCGCGTGGGCCGCTCCGCGCGCCGCCTCACCGTGGATCAGCTCGGCGCCTCCATCCAGACGGCGCTGGGTCAGCCCTGGTCGAAGCTCAGCAGCCGGGCGGCGTCGCTGGGCCGCGCGGACTACGCGCTCGTCAACGCGGAGAGCACCGAGGCCAACCTCGTGTTCGCCAAGTTCCTCGACGACGGGGCGCGCGAGGTGTGCGTGGCCCGGGCGAGCGCGGACCTGAAGCTGACGGTGGCGAAGGATCGGGTACTCGCCCGCACGCTGCCCGAGGGCACCGTGGGCGACCTGCGCAAGCTCACCGACGCCCAGGTGCGCGAGCTGCTCGTGTACCTGTCCACCCGCTTCTGGGGCTCGCCGTTGCATGACGAGGAGCTGACGCGCTGGGCGGGCTTGTTCACCCAGGCGGCCATTCGCGCCGAGACGATCAAGAAGCGGGATCAGGCCATCGCGGTCCTGTGCATCGCGATGATGACCGACTCCCGCTTCCTCACCTACTGACCGCTCCGGGGAGATGCACCCATGAAGAAGAACCACGACATGTCCGCCGGACGCCGCAGCTTCCTCAAGGCCGCCGCGGGCTTCATGGGCACCACCCTGTTCGGGAGCGTGCCCTTCCGCGCCTTCGCGCAGAGCACCGCGCTCAAGCCCTCCGAGCGTTGCTTCGTCTTCGTCTACTTCGATGGCGGGTGGGACCAGTTGCTCGCCTTCGATCCGAGGGATCCCGACGTCTTCACTCCGGACCGGGTGTCCCAGACGCGCATCCAGCCGGGCTACAGCTTCACCGATCCGAGCATCCCCACCCGGCCCATCGTGCCGGACAAGCGCGCGGGCGCGGCCCTCTCCAACATCACCTTCGGTCCGGCGGTGAGCACCCTGGCGGACCACTACGATCTCATGACGGTGGTGCGGGGCATCAACATGACCACGCTCGCGCATGAGGAGGGCAGGCGCTACTTCATCACCGGCAAGCGTCCCATTGGTGC
Above is a window of Cystobacter fuscus DNA encoding:
- a CDS encoding ATP-binding protein → MNPPVSQTELTECDREPIHLLGGIQPHGALVAFSEPDLTLRVVSANIEAWLGRAPQALLGQPLAEFLHPTSLALLTRALSQHAPVGTLRIEAAGHAFVGLLHRSDGLAVLDLEPVTGDVGEEGALVMVDQILSPLTRAKGPRALLQEVAGAVRTLSGFDRVMVYLFDSDWHGEVVAESRDPAMDSFLGLHFPASDIPVQARALYVRNTLRLIADARARPVPLVPAVLPELGRPLDLSGAALRSVSPVHLEYLANMGVGASMSISLLREGALWGLIACHHRTPLKVPAAARRACDVLARLVSLQLASEERAATAAELARRAQFQTQLMERLSAGSSSLPVSLSREADSVLGLTGSTGAALLLGEAPILMGATPTLDEVKALGEWLARQSFEGTTFHTERLGQVYEPAQAYLDVASGLLAVRLDPSAPRFVIWFRPEVTRTVTWAGNPSKPVVQGPGTQRLHPRASFVAWQETVQGASLPWTSEDRTAAAGLRGALVGVLLRHAAALTRSNAELDAFGGTVAHDLKEPLRGIQQYVSFLLEDVGEAVGSEGRKQLEEVRWLAGRTQGQMEALFEYSRVGRVELSWGQADMQEILEDVLTIVSSRIHENQIEVRVPRRLPVLACDRVRIHQVWSNLLTNAAKYHQAGKPRWVEAGFITPEEPLSNPARRRADEYVFYVRDNGIGISERFHETIFEMFRRLHPAHAYGGGNGAGLAIARRLIQLHGGDLWVESAPGQGSTFYFTLGKGPG
- a CDS encoding DUF420 domain-containing protein, with translation MSNAAGAPLSRGENDRPFYIFTAVVSTAALAFLAWLLLIRRGGAVGGVDLRFLPAVNASLNALAAVFLTAGWVAIRQKARRAHQYLMVSAFASSSLFLVCYLAYHYVHGDTRYAGGGALKVVYLLILASHVLLSTAVVPGALLAFYFAWRNAFERHRKVTRWLAPIWLYVSVTGVVIFFMLRGSLPSSP
- a CDS encoding hybrid sensor histidine kinase/response regulator; translation: MSLRVLLVDDSLADQQALRRALEKDTGTRWEVELAGSAEEALERLERPPMPDALVLDFHLPGIDGISLLQRLKERCGEQMPAVIVFTGSGNERVAVDAMRAGAHDYLLKDGFSPERLRHSLHNAVEAMRMSRELEARRLQAEVAEQAARAALAVRDEFFAIATHDLKGPLQSILLSTQLLRRQLPQEAQTPGVEARLAQILRGTQRMSELIDHFLAVSKGGERPLQRASVDLLALVRTKVRELGPLAATHPVRLHVEGVDFQGQWDASSLERVLDNLLGNAVKYCPRGGTIDVSLSEESPGPEGWVRLCVRDQGMGIPAEDLPHIFERFRRGRNVAPAISGSGVGLASAYRMVTMHGGTLTVESEEGRGSAFTVRLPRETLSQGTSPKPEAHP
- a CDS encoding response regulator, which produces MMDELKRPVLLVEDSDPDAEALQRLVRKLSLSWPIMRVADGESALDYLFQRGAYVDAPRPMLVLLDLHLPGVGGREILATLKADAHLRSLPVIVFSNSKRVEDVDGAYELGANSYLFKPSRLEELEDVVSALHHFWFNVARLPGLGGLPLG
- a CDS encoding biliverdin-producing heme oxygenase, which gives rise to MLLSLESPNLLQSLKAETRPHHERAESVVRLMAPELSVSGYRAHLEALHALHAFLEPAVAEHLEVSHPELRVNERRKLHLLREDLLALGHDALSLARLPPLARPPALPGVPEAFGALYVLEGSTLGGQLILRHLVRHFEGRPVGRFAFFRAYGENVGPMWKSFGDALLRACPEPALAPRVIRGAQATFDAFEARFREVSRS
- a CDS encoding DUF1585 domain-containing protein; translated protein: MCAPVTKLPLERYLRQLSLDLLGRPPTVEEYAAVRAKGEVSVEDVRSMMNSEEFYNRMRGYHRALLWSNVNGSVNNNTNSRLFGAGSATDALSMRGNSSVPLRGANGIGCDSYIPQDSCATAPRQDPHAEPTTTKACYDARGVPLPVSWDYDTTSYYQCSRLDLVPNADPTKEPVPDPAINSCEAATKKTVGDRLDPKYMYFCDMRRVGTALVPHLCKPHPTKASTSALTAEETDASGKVVAFTHPNPSSTTTLTRLDRCTLTMSPRNGVEGTYVPQRGCFQREGYVTRPAPFWNIGGPEVRICAIEAQERSVNPWTLESCTTARFNGDRSCGCGEKMRRCEDSATSTTAAVTHASRVSAINTEPELIADAVVRNDEPYFNLLTTRRSFVNGPLSELYRDPQQGVGVFSLSSPAPAESMPVLPFADANTWREYVRGSQHSGVLTTPAWLYRFPTQRARVNHFYSAFLCKTFVPSNNRPPAAEDACNRDNNLATRCACKDCHATIEPTGAHWGRFAERAALYLEPSRFPRFDPKCYDCAIAGNTSCNGECSQYVMQAYDEEGARALGTLTSYLYRNAAEEQNIEGGPQMLVQRLMQGGDLERCAVRRIWQEFLGRPMSAQEQALYLEQFSTDFAANNHSLKGLIERLLLSDAYRRID
- a CDS encoding S8 family peptidase, with amino-acid sequence MFRRLALLGLLSVSACNLEDLVDPEPGSPTATGTVKGTLTPFRRQSATSTAAWPEKLKDPAVRRRLSDSLTRAVTAQKAARRSALSAQGTQGVDSVPGEVIVRFEEADLSGSEALSRVQLSGYRAVYKGAITEHLHLIGYEPLYPGVMRALATESLAQEVEGMRGVRYAEKNARVYAFKTPNDPGYSRQWHYRMMNLPAAWDITTTGVAVGIIDSGIVKHPDLNGRVVQGVDLISDVSSSGDGDGRDMDPTDMGKDQPNGSSSWHGSHVAGTIGAVSNEGAGVAGVTWSGPIVPVRALGSDGGSFADIAAGIQWAVGLSVPGLRTNANPVQVINMSLGGASPPSQALQEVIDNAVARGVIIVVAAGNDNVDASAFSPCNQDKVICVGATRFNGKRASYSNYGANVDVMATGGEVAEDLDGDGKPDGVLSPVLDDNNTPVWAYYQGTSMASPHVAGIVALMKAQNPALTSAEVEQILTATADPASKCSEGCGEGLVNAQAAVLAARNGLDPDAPSKLGVGANQISFQGTGTQSLAVRNLGGGSLKVTVKASGTYASALSFPSGNTVTVSAYRSVSLPVAVDTGNLSRGEYPAQLTLTGDNGQSATVAVKIQVGSIEDKDIILAFFFEDAAGDLDLEEEGLALVPSSSGYSYSMKLTPRTYYAIATIDEDGDEEFFEDGERVGAWRDAANIEPIEVSASKTVSGINFALTPTESSPD